The genomic interval gagatctttgatgtttggggcatcgattttatgggaccattccctaattcctttagaaatttgtacatacttttgaccgttgattatgtttctaaatggatagaggccatatcttataaatctaatgaccacaaagtggtggtccagtttatcaaggagaacattttttctcgctttggtgcaccacgtgcaataattagtgatatgggtactcatttttgtaatcggccttttgaggccttaatgaaaaagtatgggatcacttataagttatctaccccttatcacccccaaactaatggccaagtggaggtgtctaataggcagatcaaacaaatcttggagaaaactgttaatcccaaccgtaaggattggtcccttaggctcattgatgccttgtgggcccatcgtactacattcaagaccgaccttggtcagtctccctaccgtttggtgtgtgggaaagcttgtcacttaccagttgagttagagcataaggccttttgggccatcaagaagctcaactttgatttgtctgatgcgagaattcatcgtaggctccaactatctgagttggaggaacttaggaaagatgcctatgaaagttctaggatttacaaggaaaataccaaaactttccatgataagcacattctgcgcaaatcttttgcaattggtgataaggtcttattgtacaactctcgattgcatcttttccctagtaagcttagatcccgatgggatggcccgtttattgtccatagtGTATAtgcccatggggctgtggagattttgaatccaggaacagggataatttcgaaggttaatggtcagcgtttgaaaccgttctttgagtttcctaatactaatagtgaagaggtcatggatctccataaaTCTCCTTACAcagatgactaacttttaatcaggtatgacccccttgcattgtctttgcttttaattctttccatacattgaggacattgcatgacttaagtgtgggggagggaaaccaatttttttttccactttgttttatttgtttttctttttgtttttatcctactttggcttttggctaatgatcataccattcggttgcttgatgtatgaaaatacaagttttgactaaggtactcattttgaacgtataaaaccctgttgagaagataGAAACAaccatgtgtcttgagatgggacttttttttgaaaaataagagacccctgttttatggtgatggatcatatgtaagtctgtgagttccttgtacttttgatttagagttgagacattctttttaatttggcatgggttgacaaatgcacaattttaaatgaaatgtgaaatgtcgtataaagaagaataagagttgattcccttagaactagacagggcattgcacctcaggaagcgtggtgtcttgatcgaaattccttaggaggaaacttctgaagtaactctagcatcactacctttgtgggcatatacaaaaagcgaagctacatagtaacttgggtgtctggtgtttgctccaccatgtcattcaagccaaaagtagtggagtagaatagagtttattagtgagaaaaaaaaaggagaaaaaaatgtgtaaatgtcattattgcttggtaacatgtttggtcaaaaacactccaacgccttagtcattggttccctatttcttcacaagtggttttgccttaagataaagatgttttggaagagacgagctgagttccaaattaagaaatatgctagtgcgtggaattgataaagggtaataaaagttcaagtgtgggggtcccttgtaagagaaattatctttgctccggatcgatatgagccttacctttagcgaaggttgggatttgtttattctgaattttgggtgtatattcactgcaaacacccacgagacacaactcgtccactagggtaacttaggggtttaaaggtttgttgcacatgctaagtgcaaccgtgattcctacaaaagtgagttaggttttttttgtttttattctttttttttttgttttggtcgaggactagcaaagtctaagtgtgggggaattctgatgagcacatttatgtgtgaaatctagggtagtaaaacatgcattttatcccctttcttttactttatttttatttaagaatttttttcctttatttatttattttttttttaattgcatgggttgtttattttcagttatttatttatttaattttaactgcgtggcttgcgtctttaaatgcttagatgacgaatggttaggacgttattttagatatatatgtttaggacggtaattagaattagatcacaaccattaatcggttcactttcgcattattaaaagaaataaaaacataaagtggttgctccctgtgttcgacccgtagctacactgatttgtacgcttgcggttacattttaaatctcaaacattagTGCACAATCAGATTGttagtttattcacatgtttactaaaatttgcttttggtgataaatgattcaatcttgagaatgtgaaatgcaaaccattatgttttgcaAAAACAACCAAACCACTAAGCaatagaaaatagtctcaagctcatctaacaagtcagtaagtaatgTTTACAgcagggattttcttcttctccccccctcccaaataatgtgttataatattgaaaaatatatatttaatatgtcaCGGTATAagtaaaaattgcatttttattagtatacattctacttagtgtgttggattaatttaatcggcatttcaaacaatgagcaagctacctctagaattacttgcaggcttgcagcactcaatctttgaatcaaatgagatactaatgatattttgtaaccaccttatttaatctttaaatgggttaatcagatcggttttgacggtttaaacggttcaattttcatggtttcaatttggtttgaaaccacgAGTTAAAAGGCTCGATTCGGTTtcaacccatttagctaatcgcttgaaacttgaaaccataaccgaaccatttactaaacggttttgtggTTTCGGTGTAACGGATCGATTCAGTTTTGGTAAATGGTTTctgtttcaaattcacatccttagattCCACAGTCATCAAGAAAATATTTGAATAACCCCTTTGTAAGCTCAAGAGTGCCATCgctttgaaaatatttaattttggtgttgaaaatattttcaaCCATTTGTTTAAAAAACTTGAAACAAAATAAGACATCAGACTTGGATTTCAGGGGATAAAACCATGTATTTTGACTGTagtcatcaatgaaaattacATAAGAGTGATATCCACTGATTGATTGATGTCTAGTTGGACACCAAAGATCACAATGAACAAGTTGTAATGGCATAAGAGAATTACTGAAAGATGAGGAAAAGGGGATTTTATGATGCTTTCCGAGTTGACATGCAACACAAACATTATTAAGAGGAGGTTTGTCAAAAAGAATTGTCGAATTCTTTTTACGCAACTGATTGAGAACTTGAGTAGATGAGTGACCTAACTAACGATGCCAAACTGCAGCAGGAATTATTTTTCTAAAGAAGGCCATTGAGCGAGCCGCAAAAGAAGACAACGTGTATACGTTATCTTTGACTGGTAGCTTCAAAAGAATGGTTCTCGATTTCAGATCCTTATCATAGAAACCCCATAGGAAAAATTCAACAGAGCAATGATTGTCACGAGTCAATTGAGAAATTGAAAGTAAATTAGTAAATTAGTGTAAAGACTTGGAACAACTATAACATTTTTAAGATTTAATGGTTTGGACAAAGTAGGTAATGTAGAAGACCCAGAGTGTGAGATGAGAGCTTTCATACCATTACCGACAGTAACTTGATCTGTTCTAGAATAATTGGTTGACTGTTGAAGAAGAGCAGGATCAAAAACAATGTGAGACGGGGATCCATTGAgcattatttgttttgattgtgaTGGATATGCATGAAGACCAGCAAAGGGGGTTTGAGGAGGGTTTGAATTTGGTGGAGAATTAGTGTTGTTTTAGCTAGCATGATAGCAGAAAAAGCACACGTTGGTAGTATGACCATATTTTGCACAGATTTGGCATTTTGTCTCGGAGGTATTGGATTTAATATTTGGGTTTGGGATTCGGTTGGTGTTAAAagtgttttggtttttggtttgtGTTTGATTGGGAGTGGTGTTGGATTGGTTATAGCTATTGTTGGTGTtggttttgttttagtttttgttTGGCTTGTATTGGTTGTGGGTAAATAATGCCATCTGAGAATTGGGATAAGGAAGCAAGGGTTGGTTTGTGGTGTATCCATGGCGTAAGCGCTGTTCATGGGTGAGTAGCTTAGCACACAAATCCATGAATGTCATAGGAGGGGTCATGTTCTTAATGGTAATAAGAAGGTGAGATATTCTGAACCTAATCCATTCAGGGTGTATCCAACAAGATCCGAATTCGAGAGTTTGTAATTGATAACAGCAAGACTGTCAGCATTCTGTTTGATCTTGTTGAGGTAGTCTGTAATGGATGATAAACCTCGAGTAAGAGTCTGAAGCTCTTGTTGAAGGAAGGTGCGGTAGGTAGTGGACTTTTGTTGAAATAATTCTGCTAGAGAGTCCCACACTTGTTTGGCAATTTCCAAACCAAGAGTGTCATTGAGACAGACTTGAGCAAAATGATTCATCTTTCACCAAGAGGCGTATTCAGGATTTGGTGTTCATGTTTGTTCTTGGGCTGTGGAGTTGGTGTTTGTAACAAGTTTGGAGGGAACTGGGATTGACACATCCACATGTCCGATTAGGTCGCAACTGATGAAAATGGATTCAAGCTGTTCCTTCCAAAGTAGGTAGTTGTTATCATCAAGTTTGACAGCAACGAGGTTGGCAAGATTAGTAATGGGAAAAGGGTTTGGGGTTGTTGTAGTTGCCATTAGAGAAGAgtaggaggaaaaaaaatgaatcaaagctctggaaaaaaaaattcaaggctAAGATATCATGAAAGGAttgtgatttgattttggaatgTTCAAGATACCTCTTTGGTAATCCTGAGTATTGTCTTTATAAGAATCTTTATAGAGAATTTACAATGAGATAAAATAAGTAAGTACAGTTGGAGAGATAAGGATGAATGGTACAATAGAAGAGATAAGaatgatttgaatttgaaaatgtttaagaTAATGACCCACGATTTAGTCAATCTAATCCCAAATTATTCTCTTCCAATTTACTCTCTTGTCTATCAGGTTCAAAATGAAATTAGGAGTCTGAACTCTTTAATTAGTTTCTCTTTTTCGATTGGGAGACTCTGTCCATGTggaatttggatcctctccatgTGGTTATACCCTCCACCAACCACACCTCATGGATGGTGTGAATGGGATTGGAGGTTACAGCTGGATGGAGAGAATGGTGAGAGTGAGATTGGAGGTTACAGCTGGATGGAGAGAACGGTGTGAGTGAGATTGGAGGTTACAGCTGGATGGTGAGGGTGAGGTTGGAGGTTACAGCTAGATGGAGAGGGTGAGGTTGGAGGTTATAGCTGGATGAAGAGGATCCGGGCTCATCATTGTGTTGTCAAATTTAGAGAGGTTAGGAAGGAATGTGTTGTCAAATTTAGCGAAATCTAGGATTTAGCTGTGTCGGTGTGTTCCCAAGTTTAACAGCTGGAGAAGATTTGGAGTCCTGATTAACACTATATAGTGTAACTTAAAACTACATCAACTGGAAAAGAACATTGTAGAAGTGGGGACTAGGAGCAATGGAACCCTTCCCAAATTGTACCTCTTGCACATGTGCGAAAGAGGCTTGTGCAGATCATTTTCCCGCAGGTAAGCTTGCTTCTTCAAATTCGTGGATGcagttgcctttttttttaggTGTGGTGGTGTCAAAATAGGAGGATAAATCATACTCATGGATGGGATGGgattgctttttcttttcttttcttttctttttgtagaGATATAAATGGATCAAAAATGAATTGACTGCTAAGATCTAGATATTTTGGACTGGATATGGATAACCCTAAACGGATTCAAATGTAGTTCGGATTTCTAATTATTTGTATACATCCCTGACTTCTATAATTCAGATCTTTTTCTCCCAAATAGATacaatttgctcttaatccatctCTCTAAGTTGTCTTTAGCTCTTTTCTCATCTTTAGAACCTATCTATATAAAATTTAAGAACCCTCAATCTTTGATTGgttaatttttttgatagttGATTATACACTCTGAttggataattattttctaGATAATTCGAATTTGGATCCAAATACCCTCTAACTAGATACGGATAcccctaaatatatatatatatatatatataagtgaatcaaattcagattttcgactatccatttacatccctacctTTTCAAATCACTGATTACCTTCTTGGCCCTCTATTTTGTAGGAACCAAAGTTAAATGGCCGGAGCTATTAGGTGTGAAAGGAAAAGAAGCCGTGCAAGTAATCAAGAAGGAAAACGAATTGGTGACGCCTTGGCTTATTGCGAAACACGACATATTTCTTCATTATGTTTGTTGCGACCGTGTTTTTGTGATTGTTGATTCTGAAAACCGCGATCCTGAAGCCCTTGTTTGTGCCATTCCCCGTGTTGGATGAGGAAGGCATTGAAGACTGGACACCCATCCCATCCATTGTGCTTGAATTATATTTATATGGGATGTTGAACTAGATGAACTTGAGTTGAAGTAATGAAATAAAGATTTCTTGTCAAATCCGGTTCAGGTTTACATTAGGGATAAATCAAATATCTAAAGTCCTCCCCTCTCCCATCAACCAAATAACTATCTCTTCTCTAATTTTGCTGTCAATAGCCACCAAATGATTCACTTCTTGTGGATTTTCTCCTATAGTGATTGGAGATATCCAAGGAAGCGAGGATTGATGTGGCAATACTGGTTACTCGGTAGAAATGTGATCATGTGAATTGAGCACATCTATAAATTCATATCATATAGTTAATTAGGGATGAGCTTCTAGCTCAATGGCATGCAGCTAGGTAGATGGGTTCTAGCGTAAGTCCACGAAAGGTTGCTAGTTTGACCCTACTATACACCTCCCCATATTGAAAAAATAGTAGAATTTGTAGCATTACAATAAGTGTGGCTCAGTAGGCCCCCTTGTTGGCCTCTCATGGATCCCTTGTGGGTTTCTATATAACCCCTCACTGGGTATTGCCTGTGTATTAGCCCTTGAACTACCACTCAAAAAGATCATGCAGATAACTATGTATCAAACCTTTACTTAATatcattgtttgagattttcaatgtaatcgcaagcgtacggatcagtgtagctatgggtcgaactcaaagagagcaaccactttattttttttttcttttaataatgcaaaagtgaacctattaatggttgtgatctaattctaactaccgtcctaaacatatgtatctaaaataacgtcataaccattcgtcatctaagaatttaaagacgcaagtcacgtaattaaaattaaataaataaatgagtgaaaataaacaacccatgtaattaaaaaaaataaaggaaaaaaatgttgaaataaaaataaagtaaaagaaaggggagaaagctagagagagactcgcAAATAGCTTTCTCTACtcagcccgagggatgcatcataatatgagctttcctacttgaccggaaagtcactcttacaatggttactctacttggctttagggaaagagagacaattaaaataaaaataataaattgatgattctatggctaggaagggcaaaaccaacacatacactagtcatgaaccttgggggaaagggataacaataatgtaacgactgaaattaaaatcataaattaagaaagaaagggtagttagaagagggaatgagaggggggagagaagactattgaaggagcctacttacttgaacttcaacccttgaacttgaaagcttgggtgattgagatactaccagcacTAAAAACAAGACctggaataaactaaatctgaaatttttagtactgagaaaacaaatcttgaaacaaaaaaaaaactgaattgaaaaaaaaagatgctccacggcttgtgatcttatcacctagatctaagcctagaactataactttaaaaattacaactcaattgcataaatcataaacataaaaggctgaataagaataaaagagtgatcgtattaattgacataaaaaaaaactattacaaaagtgattaaagcaaaaatagagaagaactaaaactaaagagtgagagagggagcgagagaagaaaactaagcataaactagaaaataaactaaggggaataataattaggaggggggaggaagggactTTTATAgagcttttgtcttgcctccttccttctacaagtcttctttaagaaaagaaataaaataaaataaaataaaatc from Macadamia integrifolia cultivar HAES 741 unplaced genomic scaffold, SCU_Mint_v3 scaffold954, whole genome shotgun sequence carries:
- the LOC122070621 gene encoding trypsin/subtilisin inhibitor-like: MEPFPNCTSCTCAKEACADHFPAGTKVKWPELLGVKGKEAVQVIKKENELVTPWLIAKHDIFLHYVCCDRVFVIVDSENRDPEALVCAIPRVG